A stretch of Capsicum annuum cultivar UCD-10X-F1 unplaced genomic scaffold, UCD10Xv1.1 ctg69509, whole genome shotgun sequence DNA encodes these proteins:
- the LOC124894095 gene encoding uncharacterized protein LOC124894095 has product MFIGKLVTEERFRRRALLSQSSSDFQNGADSQASFDGPENTDYEGDFEYANEIGHSTRFVDNHDRAATLLENEKYQASENEGYAGHLELVNEVGHYACFDENNHRSTRLSKNGKYQIENTGYDGDFKRVNEVGDFACFEESFDGSNNRYIEVTECGREGSSNRDIEATERGGEDSIIFHSGRQTEQ; this is encoded by the coding sequence ATGTTCATTGGTAAATTGGTAACTGAGGAGCGTTTTAGAAGGAGGGCACTTCTAAGCCAGAGTTCATCCGACTTCCAGAATGGGGCTGATTCTCAAGCTAGTTTTGATGGACCTGAGAATACAGATTATGAGGGGGACTTTGAGTATGCTAATGAGATTGGCCATTCTACACGCTTTGTTGATAATCATGACAGAGCAGCCACTTTACTGGAGAATGAAAAGTATCAAGCTAGTGAAAATGAAGGCTATGCAGGGCACTTGGAGCTTGTTAATGAAGTTGGCCATTAtgcatgttttgatgaaaataatcataGATCAACCCGTTTATCAAAGAATGGAAAATATCAAATCGAAAACACAGGTTATGATGGAGATTTCAAGCGAGTGAATGAGGTTGGCGATTTTGCATGCTTTGAGGAGagttttgatggatcaaacaatAGATACATTGAAGTCACAGAATGTGGCAGAGAAGGATCAAGCAACAGAGACATTGAAGCCACAGAACGTGGGGGAGaagatagtataattttccatTCTGGACGTCAGACTGAACAATAG